The Pseudomonas sp. G2-4 genome window below encodes:
- a CDS encoding SDR family oxidoreductase, giving the protein MTTRPTVLITGASTGIGAVYAERFAQRGHDLVLVARDHSRLETLAARLRDKHSVAIEVLAADLTQLSDLHTVEARLRDDERIGILVNNAGAGQSGTFIEQSTDSIAQLVALNTTALVRLASAIAPRLAKAGEGAIINIGSVVGLAPELGMTVYGATKAFVLFLSQGLSLELSPQGVYVQAVLPAATRTEIWDRAGIDINTLSEIMEVDDLVDAALVGFDRREPVTIPPLQEGERWNVLQTARQGLMSQIKQSAVAQRYLTQV; this is encoded by the coding sequence ATGACTACTCGTCCTACCGTTCTCATCACTGGCGCTTCCACCGGCATCGGCGCGGTTTACGCCGAGCGTTTCGCTCAACGCGGGCATGACCTGGTACTGGTCGCCCGCGACCACTCGCGCCTGGAAACGCTCGCCGCAAGGTTGCGTGACAAGCACAGCGTTGCCATTGAGGTGCTTGCGGCCGACTTGACTCAACTCAGCGACCTGCACACTGTCGAAGCGCGTCTGCGGGATGACGAGCGCATCGGCATCCTCGTCAACAACGCCGGTGCCGGGCAGTCCGGCACCTTCATCGAGCAAAGCACCGACAGCATTGCGCAACTGGTGGCGCTCAACACCACGGCGCTGGTGCGACTCGCCAGCGCCATCGCGCCACGCCTGGCCAAAGCAGGTGAGGGCGCGATCATCAACATTGGATCGGTGGTGGGTCTGGCGCCTGAGCTCGGCATGACGGTCTATGGGGCGACCAAGGCGTTTGTGCTGTTCCTTTCCCAAGGCCTGAGCCTGGAACTTTCGCCTCAGGGTGTTTATGTGCAAGCCGTATTGCCCGCCGCCACCCGCACTGAGATTTGGGACCGCGCCGGTATCGACATCAACACCTTGAGCGAAATCATGGAAGTGGACGACCTGGTCGATGCCGCACTGGTCGGCTTCGACCGCCGTGAACCGGTGACCATTCCTCCGTTGCAAGAAGGCGAACGCTGGAACGTCCTGCAAACCGCGCGTCAGGGTCTTATGTCGCAGATCAAACAGTCCGCCGTGGCGCAGCGCTATTTGACTCAAGTCTGA
- a CDS encoding TetR family transcriptional regulator produces MRVSKAQAQANREHIVQTASAIFRERGFDGVGVADLMAAAGFTHGGFYKHFGSKADLMAEASANSLTQSLISAEALSIQDFIDVYVSRDHRDGRATGCTMAALCGDAARQSGDLKSAFAEGIERMLQMLGEKYPTGPDAPAGEAREKMIDLLARAVGAIVLSRACPDDSALADEILAVCHAEMTASLSTSK; encoded by the coding sequence ATGCGAGTGAGCAAGGCCCAGGCCCAGGCAAATCGCGAACATATCGTCCAAACGGCCTCGGCCATATTTCGCGAACGCGGTTTTGACGGCGTCGGCGTGGCCGACTTGATGGCCGCTGCCGGTTTCACCCATGGCGGTTTCTACAAACATTTCGGTTCAAAGGCTGACTTGATGGCTGAGGCCTCGGCCAACAGCCTCACGCAATCGCTGATCAGCGCCGAAGCGCTGAGCATCCAGGATTTCATCGATGTGTATGTGTCCAGGGATCATCGCGACGGACGCGCCACGGGTTGCACCATGGCGGCGTTGTGCGGTGACGCGGCGCGTCAGTCCGGCGATTTGAAGTCAGCGTTCGCTGAGGGCATTGAGCGCATGTTGCAAATGCTCGGCGAAAAATACCCGACCGGGCCGGATGCGCCAGCGGGTGAGGCCAGGGAGAAAATGATCGACCTGCTGGCGCGTGCGGTGGGTGCGATCGTGTTATCGCGCGCCTGTCCTGACGACTCGGCGCTGGCGGATGAAATTCTGGCGGTGTGTCACGCAGAGATGACCGCATCGTTATCTACCAGCAAGTAA
- the argC gene encoding N-acetyl-gamma-glutamyl-phosphate reductase, with amino-acid sequence MAIPHVFIDGDQGTTGLQIHQRLRNRTDLRLVTLSPEHRKDPQRRAEIINDCDIAILCLPDPAARDAVASIANPAVRVIDASSAHRTQPDWVYGFPEMNSQQAGRIATARRVSNPGCYPTGAIGLLRPLLEAGLVPTDYPMNIHAVSGYSGKGRAGVQEHEGEGASQAPAFQVYGLGLAHKHIPEIQQHSGLTERPMFVPAYGAFRQGIVLTIPLQLRLLAPGVDAGRLHACLMQHYADAPSVQVMSMQAAKALTYLDPQALNGTDGLRLVVCENDEMGQVLLAAVFDNLGKGAAGAAVQNLDLMMA; translated from the coding sequence ATGGCAATTCCTCATGTATTCATCGACGGCGACCAAGGCACTACCGGGTTGCAGATCCATCAGCGCCTACGCAACCGGACCGATCTGCGGCTCGTCACGCTCAGCCCCGAACATCGCAAGGATCCGCAACGCCGCGCGGAAATCATCAATGACTGCGACATCGCGATTCTCTGCTTGCCCGACCCCGCTGCCCGCGACGCTGTAGCGAGCATCGCCAATCCTGCTGTCCGCGTGATCGATGCAAGCTCCGCGCACCGTACCCAGCCAGACTGGGTCTATGGTTTCCCGGAGATGAACTCGCAGCAGGCCGGACGAATCGCCACGGCGCGGCGTGTCAGCAATCCCGGTTGCTATCCCACGGGAGCGATAGGGCTGCTGCGTCCACTGCTGGAGGCTGGGCTTGTGCCTACGGACTACCCGATGAACATTCATGCCGTGTCGGGTTACTCCGGAAAAGGGCGCGCCGGCGTGCAGGAGCATGAGGGGGAGGGTGCATCGCAAGCGCCCGCGTTCCAGGTCTACGGTCTGGGGTTGGCACACAAACATATTCCGGAAATACAGCAGCACAGCGGTTTGACGGAGCGGCCGATGTTCGTGCCAGCCTATGGGGCTTTTCGGCAAGGGATCGTGCTGACCATCCCCTTGCAACTTCGGTTGTTGGCGCCAGGCGTGGATGCGGGGCGTTTGCATGCCTGCCTTATGCAGCACTACGCCGATGCACCCTCTGTACAGGTGATGTCGATGCAGGCGGCTAAAGCGTTGACGTACCTTGATCCCCAGGCGCTTAACGGGACTGATGGTCTGCGATTGGTGGTGTGTGAAAATGACGAAATGGGACAGGTTCTGTTGGCGGCGGTATTTGACAATCTTGGGAAGGGCGCCGCTGGCGCGGCGGTGCAGAATCTGGATTTGATGATGGCGTGA
- a CDS encoding LysR family transcriptional regulator: MREISLDRLRTLVAIVDLGSFAEAARALHLAPPTVSLHIADLEARVGGQLLSRTRGRIQPTTIGETLVDRARRLLADAEQALEDVERQVQGFAGRVRLGASTGAIAQLLPQALETLGQRHPDIDVQVAVLTSQETLKKLAEGSLEIGLVALPQPPVKGLRIEPWRRDPVMAFLPARWDCPDIVTPGWLAAQPLILNDNTTRLSRLTSEWFATDERQPTPRIQLNYNDAIKSLVAAGYGATLLPHEASTPLPDTRIVMRPLQPLLWRELGIAHRGGDVERSTQHVLDVLWGLSAG; encoded by the coding sequence ATGCGCGAGATCAGCCTGGACCGGCTGCGCACATTGGTGGCCATTGTCGACTTGGGTTCGTTTGCCGAGGCCGCTCGGGCATTGCACCTTGCGCCCCCCACGGTCAGCTTGCATATCGCCGATCTGGAGGCGCGGGTTGGTGGCCAGCTGTTGTCACGTACCCGTGGACGCATTCAGCCTACGACGATTGGCGAAACACTGGTGGACCGCGCGCGGCGCCTGTTGGCGGATGCGGAGCAGGCGCTGGAGGACGTCGAGCGTCAGGTGCAGGGCTTTGCCGGGCGTGTGCGGCTAGGAGCCTCTACGGGAGCCATCGCCCAGTTGCTGCCGCAAGCGTTGGAGACGTTAGGTCAACGCCATCCTGACATCGATGTGCAGGTCGCGGTACTCACCTCGCAGGAGACGTTGAAGAAGCTTGCCGAGGGCTCGTTGGAGATCGGCCTGGTCGCGCTGCCCCAGCCGCCGGTGAAGGGATTGCGGATCGAGCCATGGCGCCGGGACCCGGTCATGGCCTTCTTGCCGGCGCGCTGGGACTGCCCGGATATCGTCACGCCCGGTTGGCTGGCCGCTCAGCCATTGATTCTGAATGACAACACCACCCGGCTTTCACGCTTGACGTCGGAGTGGTTCGCCACTGATGAACGCCAGCCTACACCGCGTATTCAACTGAACTACAACGATGCGATCAAAAGCCTGGTGGCTGCCGGTTATGGCGCGACGTTATTGCCGCATGAAGCCTCCACGCCATTGCCCGATACCCGGATCGTCATGAGGCCATTGCAGCCCTTGTTATGGCGTGAGCTGGGGATTGCCCACCGGGGTGGCGATGTCGAGCGGTCTACGCAACATGTGCTGGATGTGTTGTGGGGGTTGAGTGCTGGGTAG
- a CDS encoding M10 family metallopeptidase C-terminal domain-containing protein — MSQSISPAASAVGNMGMVVTTLWGSDNIGGITVDPDGAIWLGAYSRLGLGGEEDSGFTGSLVRFNANGSLDRNFSGDGKSLLPVSLDIEDGGNAAVQPGGGYLVAQYVKVGDTWVSGVSRTLADGRLDTSFGNGGTATVPFYWNDSLGQQASFSVQRDGSFFASAAYPSGEIYIARFDATGALVSSFAEAGILHLPASVGIHPSGTIDVSLQGDGKVLVTGRDTLTRLNQDGTLDSSFANGGSLALDVHADALVIQDDGKILLAGASGGVATVIRLNANGSLDTDFGNQGQMSWGSESAPFAVADMIVLADGKLLIGGSQGTSADGYLAALVQLNPDGSLDHSFGNPDDGYYHLDGGRDDDFLLGTASFDDAIFGGAGNDLLDGQQGRDLLTGGTGADTFRYQSVTDSYRTATAAHSDRITDFDPSVDTIDLSSMGFLGLGNGHDGTLAIRVNESGTRTYLKSFDANADGERFEVVFDGDLGQTLNETNLLFQQARLTGTEEADRLQGNARGEIIAGAAGDDRLYGALGDDVLVGGEGRDLLVGGGNNDVFRFDVLSDSYRTATDNHTDRLIDYTVGEDKIDLSALGFTRLGNGYNGTLDVIFNETKNLTYLKSYEADADGARFELSLAGDHSGYRNLDIIFAEPPEEEVFQLIGVANFWV; from the coding sequence ATGAGTCAGAGCATTTCGCCCGCCGCTTCGGCTGTAGGAAACATGGGCATGGTGGTCACGACCTTATGGGGTTCGGACAACATCGGAGGTATCACGGTCGATCCGGACGGTGCTATCTGGCTTGGCGCTTACAGTCGCCTGGGACTGGGCGGCGAAGAGGATTCAGGCTTCACCGGCAGCCTGGTCCGGTTCAATGCCAACGGTAGCCTGGACCGCAACTTCAGTGGAGACGGTAAATCCCTCCTGCCTGTGTCGCTCGATATCGAGGACGGCGGTAATGCCGCGGTGCAGCCGGGAGGGGGCTACCTGGTGGCGCAATACGTGAAAGTGGGCGACACCTGGGTGTCAGGCGTCAGCCGTACCTTGGCTGACGGGCGCCTCGATACGAGTTTCGGGAACGGCGGTACCGCGACAGTGCCTTTCTACTGGAATGACTCTCTAGGCCAGCAAGCGTCGTTCTCCGTGCAACGCGACGGCAGTTTTTTCGCGAGCGCTGCGTATCCCTCTGGGGAGATCTATATCGCCCGCTTCGACGCGACGGGGGCCTTGGTCTCGTCTTTCGCAGAGGCCGGAATCCTGCACCTGCCTGCGTCCGTCGGCATCCACCCCAGCGGCACGATCGACGTTTCGCTGCAGGGAGACGGGAAGGTATTGGTCACGGGGCGAGATACCCTGACCCGGCTCAACCAGGACGGCACCCTGGATAGCAGCTTTGCGAACGGCGGCAGCCTGGCCCTGGATGTTCACGCAGACGCCCTCGTCATCCAGGATGACGGCAAAATCCTGCTGGCGGGCGCGTCGGGCGGTGTGGCGACGGTTATCCGACTCAACGCCAACGGCTCGCTCGACACCGATTTCGGTAATCAGGGTCAGATGAGTTGGGGCTCGGAAAGCGCGCCTTTCGCCGTAGCCGACATGATCGTGCTGGCCGACGGCAAGCTATTGATTGGCGGAAGCCAAGGTACGAGCGCGGACGGCTATCTGGCCGCCTTGGTTCAGTTGAACCCCGACGGTAGCCTGGACCACAGCTTTGGCAATCCCGACGACGGCTATTACCACCTTGACGGTGGCCGCGATGATGACTTCTTGCTAGGTACCGCCTCGTTCGACGATGCGATCTTTGGCGGGGCCGGTAACGATCTGCTCGATGGCCAGCAAGGTCGTGACCTGCTGACAGGCGGCACCGGCGCCGATACGTTCCGTTACCAGTCAGTCACAGACAGTTACCGAACCGCAACCGCCGCCCATAGCGACCGAATCACCGACTTCGACCCCAGCGTCGATACGATCGACCTCTCGTCCATGGGCTTCCTCGGGCTGGGCAATGGACATGACGGAACGCTGGCGATACGAGTCAATGAAAGCGGGACGCGGACCTACCTCAAAAGTTTCGATGCCAACGCGGATGGGGAACGCTTCGAAGTGGTTTTCGACGGTGACTTGGGCCAAACGCTGAATGAAACCAACCTCCTGTTTCAGCAAGCCAGGTTGACGGGCACCGAAGAGGCCGATCGTTTACAAGGCAACGCTCGAGGCGAAATCATCGCGGGGGCCGCGGGCGATGATCGTCTTTATGGAGCGCTAGGGGATGATGTATTGGTTGGCGGAGAGGGCCGGGACCTATTGGTGGGTGGCGGTAACAACGATGTGTTCCGCTTCGACGTACTGAGCGACAGCTACCGTACCGCCACCGACAACCACACTGATCGCCTGATCGACTATACCGTGGGTGAAGACAAGATCGATTTGTCCGCCTTGGGCTTTACCCGGCTGGGAAATGGTTACAACGGCACGTTGGACGTGATTTTCAATGAAACCAAGAACCTGACTTACTTGAAGAGCTACGAAGCCGACGCCGATGGGGCTCGATTCGAGTTGAGCTTGGCCGGAGACCACTCCGGTTACCGTAACTTGGACATCATCTTCGCCGAGCCCCCGGAAGAGGAGGTCTTTCAATTGATCGGAGTGGCTAACTTCTGGGTGTAG